atttagCTGGGACTCGTGTGAGTCGCGACGAAGATCTAGAAATTACAAACGAAGTTTCAATACAAGAATATTCAATCGGAAACCTTGTTGTTTCTGTGATAAGCatagtttgaattttttattttgttgaaaCAAGAAGTAAAGATAATCAGAAAAAGGAAGCGAAACTTACGCAGGACTGTAAACTCACCTGGAGTAGACTATTCTCTCCTCTTCACGTCGATTTACACACAGTGGAACAGAAAATTGtgaaaatgtattaaatcaaaagaaaggtaaaaaaaataaatatcaagaAACACAGTAGCACAGTACGATACAGTAGTATTCTATGGTTCTCATGATACCTCCAATCGTAGTCTTATCCAGCCTAACGGTACTATGTCTTTTTCGTTTAAACTAAAAACGAAACAATGTTTAATTATCTTAAACTGTACTAATGGTCTTTAGCCCAAGAGAGAAAAACagataaattaattattgtcTTTTTCtcctaatatattttaaattcacgACTATGACATTTGATTTTCCGTTCCACTAACTCTATtccatttttcttaaatttttaaattttattttatttttgttctatcAAAACAAAACGTCCTTTTACATGTTGAAAATTTACTCTTATAATACATCAATGAAGATATAAGAGtattataaaatactaatattgttgtttatgtattaattattttctatatatcttttaaatttaatacCAAATGATTCAGAAACTATGTTTGATCATTTTCTCAATATATAATAGATCTGCCAGAACTCAAAACATTTAACAGAAATGATTTTGACCTTCCAACTCAAACCTTAAAATAGTGGACTTTATCAAGTAGGGACGTAGAGGGCTATTACTCAGAAACACTCTGGAAAAAGAAAACCAACTTCCAAGTAAATTTCAGCGTTGAAAGTCATTACTTAATTAGCAACAAGATTTTGGATAACCATTTCTTAACGACTTTCCGTTTAAGTCTGGTGTTGACTTGGGTCAGGTAAGACTTCTCCATCTTCTACTATAAGTCTCAAACTTAGTTTAATATACACAACCTGAACAAAGTCACCAGACTTGAGTACCGAATGAAGACTGCTTTGTTAAAACCTTTTTAATCGGATATTTAAGCAAAATCTCTGAAGCAATGAGATGGAACCCATGATTTGGTTCATCAGCAGAGTCTAAGATTAGAACTTGTTGAATTGAATCGAAagaaacaaataagaaaatgactttttttttagaaagaaagGTAGCATAATAGCCAGTCCCAAAGGTAAACGGATTTGAGATTTTTTCTTACATAGTCTGCTAGAAGACTccaacccaaaccaaaccgaaagattAGACATCTGTTTCATCTACACTTTGCTTGGCACGATATTGACGACCGCTCCTCTGTAAACTGTTGCAGTTCTCTGACTGTCCTATTTCAGTATCACCATCTTCTGTTTCACTTGGTATATCGTCTTTTGACACCTGACCAGCTGCAACAGGCTTCGTCTCACTACAGTTGCTACCGCCTTCTTCTCTTACGTCCTTGGTCTTCTTCTGTGGAACAAACGAGACTTTCTTGAAGGATTCTGACTCAGAACTTTCTAATCCTTCCGCATCCTTGGGAATGTCCGTGTACTCGTCTTGTGTGTGGGACTTGTCATTCGATTCCGAAGATGGGTCAAAGCTGTAACAGGTGTATTTGGAAGGATTAATCAAGTAATCCGGTACCTGAGCACCACTTCTACCCTGAGGCAATACGTTTTTTAAGGAGGCAGAAACTGAGCAATTATCTTCAGGCTTCTTTGATGTTTCTTCAGATACAACATCAAACCTGACTCGCTTACTTGTTTTCGCTTCTGAATCTGAACAACTCTCCTTCCTTTTGAGAATAGGTTTTGGTTGCACGGATTTAGATGATTCTTCTGCGTGTGGTGCTGGCACTCTACTCTTTGAGGGGATATCGCCATCAGAAGGGCTAAACTTGTTGTTAGCCTCGAGTTCATCTTCCCTGAGCCTAATTTTAGCAGCAACATGGTTAGCACGAGGGTCACGAATCCGCACACCACGCGGTTTGGAAACGGCAGACAAGCCTTCACCACCATCCTCTTTACCTAGTGCGACTTTATcaaactcatcttcttcttcctgcaTCATGAAGCCAAAACATTTCAAGCCGTGAGGAATGGTTTTATTGACGAAACAAATCATtgcaattcaaaaaaaaaaaaaaacaaaaggcaaTGAAACAATGCTCCAGAATCAAAGAAAGCGAGATGTTCTCCTAATAAGCTTCCTAAGACTATGAAACTTTCAAGAAACTTCTAATTAGAAACTGAGAAGAACCTTTTAACTTGCGAAAGAGCTAGATAATTTAAGCTAACCTTCCTCCTA
The sequence above is drawn from the Raphanus sativus cultivar WK10039 chromosome 7, ASM80110v3, whole genome shotgun sequence genome and encodes:
- the LOC108817398 gene encoding uncharacterized protein LOC108817398 produces the protein MADEDFQSRVERIFGSLAFSRSTLSSSTTSSTPPLQTKSGSVWSLSGTEVEKREWKRDSYDREETPCASSFDEILRQQRVSSSAAGKEGEEGGNEDFDDDDDWSIRASMGLDPTLDDEEEEDEFDKVALGKEDGGEGLSAVSKPRGVRIRDPRANHVAAKIRLREDELEANNKFSPSDGDIPSKSRVPAPHAEESSKSVQPKPILKRKESCSDSEAKTSKRVRFDVVSEETSKKPEDNCSVSASLKNVLPQGRSGAQVPDYLINPSKYTCYSFDPSSESNDKSHTQDEYTDIPKDAEGLESSESESFKKVSFVPQKKTKDVREEGGSNCSETKPVAAGQVSKDDIPSETEDGDTEIGQSENCNSLQRSGRQYRAKQSVDETDV